In Oscillatoria salina IIICB1, the following proteins share a genomic window:
- a CDS encoding DUF421 domain-containing protein — MKSVWDAINWALGLEAVKLTYWQMGLRAAVIYVAIIIMIRVGGDRRFLGKHAAMDVLLTVILGSTLSRAINGGAPFFQTLAAAVVLVGIHRLFAAIAFYFPRFDNLLKGHSRILIRDGQIRQQTLRQSHLTHADLEAALRLKAKLDDFQQVKLARLESGGEISVMPQQKPIQVVEVTVEDGVQTLRIELD, encoded by the coding sequence GTGAAGTCGGTTTGGGATGCTATAAATTGGGCTTTGGGACTTGAGGCTGTTAAACTGACTTATTGGCAAATGGGCTTGCGGGCGGCGGTTATTTATGTAGCAATTATTATTATGATTCGCGTTGGTGGCGATCGCCGTTTTCTCGGCAAACACGCAGCAATGGATGTTCTCTTAACCGTCATTTTGGGGTCTACTCTCAGTCGCGCTATTAATGGCGGTGCGCCTTTTTTTCAGACTTTGGCTGCGGCTGTGGTTTTGGTGGGAATTCATCGCTTGTTCGCCGCGATCGCGTTTTATTTCCCTCGTTTTGATAATTTGCTTAAAGGTCATTCGCGCATCCTCATTCGTGATGGTCAAATTCGTCAACAAACTCTTCGTCAAAGTCATCTTACTCATGCTGATTTAGAAGCTGCTTTGCGCTTAAAGGCTAAACTTGATGACTTTCAACAAGTGAAACTTGCTCGTCTCGAAAGTGGTGGCGAAATTAGTGTTATGCCTCAACAAAAGCCGATTCAAGTTGTTGAAGTTACTGTGGAAGATGGGGTGCAAACTTTGCGGATTGAGCTTGACTAA
- a CDS encoding glycoside hydrolase family 31 protein translates to MPQYFGQLPVAETLWTTAKSIKTYSKVKQGIDCKCNNGELLTIRVLANNLIRVRLAPKGELKPRRPWAVTVADEEWSPVEFKIQETASDLTIITAEMRVQIQREPVKIEYFDKDNRPFAGDTSDRMGWREGEISIWKKIESNEHIYGLGEPPGLLDRLGQKHTMWTTDALDYTSQTDPMYQAIPFYMAVRPEVSYGLLLNSTYWSQFDLGCTQPEVIQIQSKTTELDYYLIHGSTPAKILETYTQLTGRMPLPPKWALGYHQCRWSYESETVVKELAREFRQREIPCDVIHLDIDYMRGYRVFTWSPKRFPEPKQMLQELQEQGFNVVTIIDPGVKYEPEADYEIFDEGLAHDYFVRKPDGELFYGYVWPDKAVFPDFMRPEVQEWWGEWHQSLTEIGIAGIWNDMNEPSIANRPFGDGGEKIFFPLDTPQGSEEARTNHGETHNLYGLMMAEATYEGLKKVRPNRRSFLLTRSGYAGIQRYSAVWTGDNFSLWEYLEMSLPMLCNLGLSGVGFVGADIGGFAENATAELFARWIQVGMLYPLMRSHSAMSTNQQEPWHFGTETENICREYIQLRYRLLPYIYNLFWEAASKGAPILRPLVYQYPADKNVSQLHDQILLGANIMAAPVYRPGVECRAVYLPAGKWYDWWSGEEFTGGKHILADAPLTKMPLFACGGAIIPLQPVMQYVDRYPVEELTLRVYPGAGEFTLYEDDGDSFDYQQGAFCQTTYRVREESKEVIFEVEKRIGNWLPPKREVIVELVGVGEKRFVDDGTAKELKFSR, encoded by the coding sequence ATGCCCCAATATTTCGGACAACTGCCAGTAGCAGAAACCCTCTGGACAACAGCCAAAAGCATCAAAACCTACAGCAAAGTCAAACAAGGAATAGACTGTAAATGTAATAACGGCGAACTACTAACAATCAGAGTATTAGCTAATAACTTAATCAGAGTACGTCTCGCCCCCAAAGGAGAACTAAAACCCCGTCGTCCTTGGGCAGTAACAGTAGCAGATGAAGAATGGTCGCCCGTCGAATTTAAAATCCAAGAAACCGCAAGCGATCTAACAATAATCACCGCCGAAATGCGCGTCCAAATTCAGCGCGAACCAGTCAAAATTGAATATTTTGATAAAGACAATCGCCCCTTTGCTGGCGACACCTCAGACAGAATGGGTTGGCGCGAAGGAGAAATTTCTATATGGAAAAAAATTGAGTCAAACGAACACATTTACGGCTTAGGAGAACCACCCGGATTACTCGATCGACTAGGGCAAAAACACACCATGTGGACTACAGATGCTCTTGATTATACATCTCAGACCGATCCGATGTATCAAGCAATTCCCTTTTACATGGCAGTACGTCCGGAAGTCAGTTACGGATTATTATTGAACAGCACTTATTGGAGTCAATTCGATCTTGGCTGTACCCAACCAGAAGTAATACAAATACAAAGTAAAACAACCGAATTAGATTATTACCTTATTCACGGTTCCACACCAGCAAAAATCCTCGAAACCTACACTCAACTAACAGGAAGAATGCCGTTACCACCAAAATGGGCATTAGGTTATCATCAGTGTCGTTGGAGTTACGAATCCGAAACAGTAGTTAAAGAATTAGCCAGAGAATTTCGTCAGCGTGAAATCCCTTGCGATGTTATTCATTTAGACATCGATTATATGAGAGGATATCGAGTCTTTACTTGGAGTCCCAAACGCTTTCCCGAACCCAAACAAATGTTGCAGGAACTCCAAGAACAAGGCTTTAATGTAGTAACAATTATCGATCCTGGAGTTAAATACGAACCAGAAGCAGACTATGAAATATTTGACGAAGGATTAGCTCACGATTATTTTGTTAGAAAACCAGACGGAGAATTATTTTATGGCTACGTTTGGCCCGATAAAGCAGTTTTCCCCGACTTTATGCGTCCCGAAGTTCAAGAATGGTGGGGAGAGTGGCATCAAAGCTTAACAGAAATCGGCATTGCAGGTATTTGGAATGATATGAATGAACCTTCGATCGCTAACCGTCCTTTTGGTGATGGTGGGGAGAAAATCTTCTTTCCTCTCGATACACCCCAAGGTTCAGAAGAAGCAAGAACCAACCATGGGGAAACGCATAATTTGTATGGCTTAATGATGGCAGAAGCGACATACGAAGGGTTAAAAAAAGTGCGTCCCAATCGGCGATCGTTTTTGTTAACTCGTTCGGGTTATGCAGGTATTCAACGTTACTCAGCAGTTTGGACTGGAGATAACTTTTCCTTGTGGGAATATCTTGAAATGTCCTTACCAATGTTGTGTAACCTCGGTTTATCGGGAGTGGGTTTCGTCGGTGCAGATATTGGTGGATTTGCGGAGAATGCAACCGCAGAACTATTTGCGCGCTGGATACAAGTAGGAATGCTTTATCCGTTAATGCGATCGCACTCAGCCATGTCTACAAATCAACAAGAACCTTGGCATTTTGGAACCGAGACAGAAAACATTTGTCGCGAATACATCCAACTGCGCTATCGTCTCCTACCTTACATTTATAACTTGTTTTGGGAAGCAGCAAGCAAAGGTGCGCCAATTTTACGTCCCTTAGTTTATCAATATCCTGCTGACAAGAACGTATCTCAACTTCACGATCAAATCTTATTAGGTGCAAACATCATGGCTGCACCAGTATATCGTCCCGGAGTCGAATGTCGCGCAGTCTATTTACCCGCAGGAAAATGGTACGACTGGTGGAGTGGGGAAGAATTCACCGGAGGAAAGCATATTTTAGCCGACGCACCCTTAACCAAAATGCCGCTTTTTGCTTGTGGTGGTGCGATTATTCCTCTGCAACCTGTCATGCAATACGTCGATCGATATCCAGTAGAAGAGTTAACTTTGCGCGTGTATCCAGGTGCAGGAGAGTTTACCCTTTACGAAGATGATGGTGATAGCTTCGATTATCAACAAGGTGCTTTTTGTCAGACTACATATCGCGTCCGAGAAGAGTCAAAAGAAGTTATTTTTGAGGTAGAAAAAAGAATCGGAAATTGGCTACCACCAAAGCGCGAAGTTATCGTTGAGTTAGTTGGTGTTGGTGAGAAGCGTTTTGTTGATGATGGTACAGCAAAGGAATTGAAATTTAGTCGTTAA